The Vicinamibacterales bacterium genome contains a region encoding:
- a CDS encoding threonine synthase, translated as MFFSHLECSVPCGAGPFDARQRHHVCPACGMPLLARYDMARARSWSKDSLAGRTPNMWRYREMLPLFPGEVPVSLGEGFTPLLRTCRLGDAVGLDTLYVKDESFNPTNSFKARGQSTAVTRAKALGATTITLPTAGNAGNAAAAYAAAADMRCEVFMPRDAKQPFLDECHLYDAHVTLVDGLITDAGKMAGEQAAKHDWYDVSTLKEPYRAEGKKTMGYELAEQLGWELPDWIIYPTGGGTGMVGMWKAFDEMEALGWIGPKRPKMVTVQPTGCAPIVRAFETGAEKAATWEAPDTQAHGLRVPRAIGDFLVLRAIRESGGTAVAVSDRQMVDDMVVIGRLEGISAAPEGAAALSAARMLLASGHIARHETVVLFNTGGALKYLEVLHAVR; from the coding sequence ATGTTCTTCAGCCACCTCGAGTGCAGCGTGCCCTGCGGCGCCGGACCGTTCGACGCCCGACAGCGACACCACGTCTGTCCGGCCTGCGGGATGCCCCTGCTCGCCCGCTACGACATGGCGCGGGCCCGGTCCTGGTCGAAGGACAGCCTGGCCGGCCGGACGCCGAACATGTGGCGCTACCGGGAGATGCTGCCCCTCTTCCCAGGGGAGGTGCCCGTCTCGCTCGGGGAAGGGTTCACCCCGCTGCTGCGCACGTGCCGGCTCGGCGACGCGGTCGGTCTCGACACGCTGTATGTGAAGGACGAGTCCTTCAATCCGACCAACTCCTTCAAGGCGCGCGGCCAGTCCACGGCGGTCACGCGCGCCAAGGCGCTGGGGGCCACGACGATCACGCTGCCGACGGCCGGCAACGCCGGCAACGCCGCGGCGGCCTACGCGGCGGCGGCCGACATGCGCTGCGAGGTCTTCATGCCTCGCGACGCCAAGCAGCCCTTCCTGGACGAGTGCCACCTGTATGACGCGCACGTGACGCTCGTCGACGGCCTCATCACCGACGCCGGCAAGATGGCCGGAGAGCAGGCCGCCAAGCACGACTGGTACGACGTCTCGACGCTCAAGGAGCCGTACCGGGCCGAGGGCAAGAAGACGATGGGCTACGAGCTGGCCGAGCAGCTCGGCTGGGAACTGCCGGACTGGATCATCTATCCGACGGGCGGCGGCACCGGCATGGTGGGCATGTGGAAGGCTTTCGACGAGATGGAGGCGCTCGGCTGGATCGGTCCCAAGCGGCCGAAGATGGTCACCGTGCAGCCGACGGGATGCGCGCCGATCGTCCGGGCGTTCGAGACGGGCGCGGAGAAGGCGGCGACCTGGGAAGCCCCGGACACCCAGGCTCACGGACTCCGCGTGCCGCGGGCCATCGGCGACTTCCTGGTGCTGCGTGCCATCCGGGAGAGCGGCGGCACGGCCGTCGCGGTGTCCGACCGCCAGATGGTGGACGACATGGTCGTCATCGGCCGGCTCGAGGGCATCTCGGCCGCGCCGGAGGGCGCCGCGGCCCTGTCGGCCGCGCGGATGCTGCTGGCATCCGGCCACATCGCCCGCCACGAGACCGTGGTCCTCTTCAACACCGGCGGCGCGCTCAAGTACCTCGAGGTCCTGCACGCCGTCCGCTGA
- the tsf gene encoding translation elongation factor Ts, with the protein MAITADMVKQLRDKTGAGMMDCKAALAESGGDMDKAVEILRKKGIASATKRAGRATKEGVVGHYIHMGGKVGVLVEVNCETDFVARTDDFQTLAREIAMHVAAADPRYVSREQVPAAELEKEKEIYRAQFAGSGKPAAVVDKIVEGKLGSFYAQVCLVDQPSVRDPNVTVQQMLQAATAKTGENITVSRFVRFKLGELAE; encoded by the coding sequence ATGGCAATCACGGCAGACATGGTGAAGCAGCTGCGCGACAAGACCGGCGCAGGCATGATGGATTGCAAGGCCGCGCTCGCGGAGTCGGGCGGCGACATGGACAAGGCGGTGGAGATCCTTCGCAAGAAGGGCATCGCGAGCGCGACCAAGCGCGCCGGCCGCGCCACGAAGGAAGGCGTCGTCGGCCACTACATCCACATGGGCGGCAAGGTGGGCGTCCTCGTGGAGGTGAACTGCGAGACCGACTTCGTCGCGCGGACGGACGATTTCCAGACGCTGGCCCGCGAGATCGCCATGCACGTGGCGGCGGCCGACCCCCGCTACGTCTCGAGGGAGCAGGTCCCGGCCGCGGAACTCGAGAAGGAGAAGGAGATCTACCGCGCGCAGTTCGCGGGGTCGGGCAAGCCGGCCGCCGTCGTGGACAAGATCGTTGAGGGCAAGCTGGGCAGCTTCTACGCCCAGGTCTGTCTCGTCGATCAGCCGTCGGTCCGGGATCCGAACGTCACCGTCCAGCAGATGCTGCAGGCGGCGACGGCGAAGACCGGTGAGAACATCACGGTCTCCCGCTTCGTGCGCTTCAAGCTGGGCGAACTGGCGGAGTGA
- the frr gene encoding ribosome recycling factor: protein MDVNDLKELYAEARKRMDGHIEHVRRELAGVRTGRASTGMLENLLVEAYGAKMPLNQVATLSIPEPSLIIAQPFDPSTMASLEKAIRTSDLGLNPASDGKVIRIPIPPLTEERRKDLSKHVHKAAEEGRNHVRTIRRDANDKLKKMLKEHTISEDDERRGLDEVQKITDAAIHAIDDLQRKKDEDLLGK from the coding sequence ATGGACGTCAACGATCTGAAGGAACTCTACGCCGAGGCGCGCAAACGGATGGACGGGCACATCGAGCACGTCCGCCGCGAACTGGCTGGAGTCCGCACCGGGCGCGCCAGCACCGGCATGCTCGAGAACCTGCTGGTCGAGGCCTACGGCGCCAAGATGCCACTCAACCAGGTGGCCACGCTCTCGATTCCCGAGCCGTCACTCATCATCGCGCAGCCGTTCGATCCCTCGACGATGGCGAGCCTGGAGAAGGCGATCCGGACGTCGGACCTCGGCTTGAATCCAGCCAGCGATGGCAAGGTCATCCGGATCCCGATCCCGCCGCTCACCGAAGAGCGCCGGAAGGACCTGTCCAAGCACGTGCACAAGGCCGCCGAAGAGGGGCGCAACCACGTACGGACGATCCGGCGCGACGCCAACGACAAGCTCAAGAAGATGCTGAAGGAGCACACGATCTCGGAGGACGACGAGCGGCGGGGCCTGGACGAGGTCCAGAAGATCACGGACGCGGCCATCCACGCCATCGACGATCTCCAGCGCAAGAAGGACGAAGATCTCCTCGGGAAATGA
- the pyrH gene encoding UMP kinase codes for MSASTATTPSVRYARVLLKLSGEALMGDGTYGIDADVAGRIAAEVADIQSLGVQTAVVIGGGNIFRGVAASARGMDRSTADYMGMLATVMNALALQDALEGLGVATRVLSAIEMRAVAEPFIRRRAIRHLEKGRVVVFAAGTGNPYFTTDTAAALRAMEVKADVILKATKVDGIYTADPVKHPDASRYDTISYLQVLQDRLQVMDATAISLCMDNKLPIVVFNLRTPGNVRRVVTGEAVGTTVTS; via the coding sequence ATGTCCGCTTCCACTGCCACGACGCCCTCCGTTCGCTACGCCCGCGTGCTCCTCAAGCTGTCGGGAGAGGCGCTGATGGGCGATGGCACGTATGGCATCGACGCCGACGTCGCCGGGCGCATCGCCGCGGAGGTGGCCGACATCCAGTCGCTCGGCGTCCAGACCGCGGTCGTCATCGGCGGCGGCAACATCTTCCGAGGCGTCGCGGCCAGCGCGCGCGGCATGGACCGGTCGACCGCCGACTACATGGGCATGCTCGCGACGGTCATGAACGCGCTGGCCCTGCAGGACGCCCTGGAAGGGCTCGGGGTGGCCACGCGGGTCCTGTCGGCCATCGAGATGCGCGCCGTCGCGGAGCCCTTCATCCGCCGCCGCGCCATCCGACACCTCGAGAAGGGCCGGGTCGTGGTGTTCGCCGCCGGCACCGGCAACCCGTATTTCACCACCGACACGGCCGCGGCCCTCCGAGCGATGGAGGTCAAGGCCGACGTCATCCTGAAGGCCACCAAGGTGGACGGCATCTACACCGCCGATCCCGTCAAGCATCCGGACGCGTCGCGGTACGACACCATCTCGTACCTGCAGGTCCTCCAGGATCGGCTGCAGGTGATGGACGCGACGGCCATCTCCCTGTGCATGGACAACAAGCTGCCCATCGTCGTGTTCAATCTGCGAACGCCCGGCAACGTACGCCGGGTCGTGACGGGCGAGGCCGTCGGGACGACGGTGACGAGCTGA
- a CDS encoding ATP-dependent 6-phosphofructokinase yields the protein MAPDHRKIGVLTGGGDAPGLNAVIRAVVKAGCNTGMEVIGLEDSFDGLLDPTRSRRLLPGDVTGILRLGGTILGTTNRGNPFEYPTEDGKADYSDRVVQTFGEMGLDALVVIGGDGTLAIAHQFYLKGIPVVGVPKTIDNDIVGTTSCFGFDTAVSFAADAIDRLHSTAQSHKRIMVVEVMGRYAGWIALHAGIAGGADVILIPEIAYDLDKIASRIRERESWGARFSIVVVAEGAKPVGGTHTVRAAARPGVVERLGGVGQQVADSLGEMTGKESRCVVLGHLQRGGSPTPFDRVLATRFGAKAVELLRRGVYGRMVANNPPDIVHVPLADVVGRTKTVPLDYDLLANARALGVHLGD from the coding sequence ATGGCTCCAGACCATCGAAAGATCGGCGTGCTGACGGGCGGTGGTGACGCACCCGGCCTGAACGCCGTCATCCGTGCCGTGGTGAAGGCCGGCTGCAACACCGGCATGGAAGTCATCGGGCTGGAAGACAGCTTCGATGGCCTGCTCGACCCGACCCGGTCGCGCCGGCTGCTGCCCGGCGACGTGACCGGCATCCTGCGCCTGGGCGGCACGATCCTGGGGACCACCAACCGCGGCAACCCGTTCGAATACCCGACCGAGGACGGCAAGGCCGACTACTCCGACCGGGTGGTCCAGACGTTCGGGGAGATGGGGCTGGACGCGCTCGTCGTGATCGGCGGCGACGGCACGCTGGCCATCGCCCACCAGTTCTACCTGAAGGGCATCCCCGTCGTCGGCGTGCCCAAGACCATCGACAACGACATCGTCGGCACGACGAGCTGCTTCGGGTTCGACACGGCCGTCTCGTTCGCGGCCGACGCCATCGATCGCCTCCACTCGACCGCGCAGTCGCACAAGCGGATCATGGTCGTCGAGGTGATGGGCCGCTATGCAGGGTGGATCGCCCTGCATGCGGGCATCGCCGGTGGAGCGGACGTCATCCTGATTCCCGAGATCGCCTACGACCTCGACAAGATCGCGTCCCGCATCCGCGAGCGCGAGTCGTGGGGCGCGCGGTTCAGCATCGTCGTGGTGGCGGAGGGCGCCAAGCCAGTCGGCGGCACGCACACGGTCAGAGCCGCGGCCCGGCCTGGGGTCGTGGAGCGCCTCGGCGGGGTCGGACAGCAGGTGGCCGACTCGCTCGGCGAGATGACGGGGAAGGAAAGCCGCTGCGTCGTCCTCGGGCACCTGCAGCGCGGCGGCTCGCCGACGCCGTTCGACCGGGTGCTGGCAACGCGCTTCGGCGCCAAGGCGGTGGAACTGCTCCGGCGCGGCGTCTACGGGCGGATGGTGGCCAACAACCCTCCGGACATCGTGCACGTGCCACTCGCCGACGTCGTGGGACGGACCAAGACCGTGCCCCTGGACTACGACCTGCTCGCCAACGCCCGCGCCCTCGGCGTGCACCTGGGCGACTGA